Proteins encoded within one genomic window of Haematobia irritans isolate KBUSLIRL chromosome 5, ASM5000362v1, whole genome shotgun sequence:
- the Gnptab gene encoding N-acetylglucosamine-1-phosphate transferase subunits alpha and beta: MNLRRKSKSCLRRRHTWKLIVVTLLVTATVIVYQIKLTYSGTQVCLGPIDVVYTWVNGSDPEFINSISKYSSNYDNSRFDDKNELKYSLRSLEKFAPWIRHIYIITNGQIPKWLDLTNEKITIVPHEFLVSNLEWLPIFSSSAIETFIHRIHNLSPRFIYLNDDIFLGSKIYPEDLYTESGGVNIFQAWIAPDCALNCPWTYIGDATCDHHCNVKQCQYDGGDCKNENTESDIKEKNTEQHKNRIKNTLMYTKKKDFPSKNTHTTEIRKNKTRSFKEILIKYKNVINQTDMKTAVENFNKQMHSKELKHRDTLAIDNHPTDTAKVTRVPDIFSESLIHTNMLLNRRFGFKARHVIAHVGLLLEKNIIETIHKDFKNEILTTAQHRFRAANDVQFSFLYYNYLMEESYNVSIDQIFNEFDTDHSLTWSDREIRTLLTRLFPLPLDWSAVRFFEEIIQNCTFKLMDGTEQRDKSNVYSTILYDRYADSNLPTVTRDLVKNCAPLVEALNTNFGVRNKYKYKVNSKRIADNNFMMLTSNVSNVVESLDKIRRSPRKFNCINDNMDPHHEDNKLIRQFLDDFYLSFFPHRSQFELHPQYRNKFDNWRDYMKWRRRQRVLIILIYGSCSIFLAYLVRSIFIYKAKFVRRFCMQKF; the protein is encoded by the exons ATGAATTTacgaagaaaatcaaaatcCTGTTTACGAAGAAGACATACATGGAAATTAATAGTAGTGACTTTATTAGTTACAGCTACAGTTATTGTGTATCAAATAAAA cTAACATACTCAGGGACGCAGGTTTGCCTTGGACCAATAGATGTCGTGTACACATGGGTTAATGGATCAGACCCAGAATTTATTAACTCAATTAGCAAGTATAGTAGCAATTATGATAATTCAAGATTTGAcgataaaaatgaattgaagtATTCCTTGCGTTCACTGGAAAAATTTGCCCCATGGATAAGGCACATTTATATAATTACTAATGGCCAAATACCCAAGTGGCTGGATctcacaaatgaaaaaataacaattgtACCCCATGAGTTTCTAGTGTCAAATCTGGAATGGTTACCAATATTTTCTAGTTCGGCTATAGAAACATTTATTCATCGTATTCACAATCTGTCGCcacgatttatttatttaaatgatgACATTTTTCTTGGGTCGAAAATCTACCCCGAGGACTTGTATACTGAATCGGGAGGTGTGAACATTTTTCAAGCCTGGATCGCACCCGATTGTGCACTCAACTGTCCTTGGACATATATAGGAGATGCCACCTGCGACCATCATTGTAATGTAAAACAATGTCAGTATGATGGGGGTGATTGCAAAAATGAGAATACGGAAAGtgacattaaagaaaaaaacaccgAGCAacataaaaatagaataaaaaatactttaatgTATACCAAGAAAAAAGATTTCCCAAGTAAAAATACTCATACAACTGAAATAAGAAAGAATAAAACACgaagttttaaagaaattttaatcaaatacaaaaatgtaattaatcagACTGATATGAagactgctgtagaaaattttaacaaacagatGCATTCGAAAGAACTGAAACATAGAGATACATTAGCAATAGATAACCATCCTACAGATACAGCGAAAGTGACCCGAGTCCCAGATATTTTTTCGGAATCGCTCATTCACACAAATATGTTGCTAAATCGTCGGTTTGGTTTTAAAGCACGCCATGTTATAGCTCACGTGGGATTgttgttagaaaaaaatattatcgaaaCTATACATAAggattttaaaaatgaaatcttaACAACGGCTCAACACCGTTTCCGAGCTGCTAACGATGtccaattttcatttctatattataACTATCTAATGGAAGAAAGTTATAATGTAAGCATAGATCAAATATTCAATGAGTTTGATACTGATCACTCCCTTACTTGGTCCGATCGAGAGATAAGGACATTACTGACAAGATTATTCCCTTTACCGTTGGACTGGTCTGCTGTACGTTTCTTTGAAGAAATCATACAAAATTGTACGTTTAAATTGATGGATGGAACTGAACAACGTGACAAAAGTAATGTATACAGTACTATACTATATGATCGTTACGCAGATTCGAACTTG CCTACAGTAACACGAGACTtggttaaaaattgtgccccctTAGTAGAAGCTTTGAACACCAATTTTGGAGTACGGAACAAGTACAAATATAAAGTGAATTCGAAAAGAATTGCAGACAATAACTTTATGATGCTGACTTCCAATGTTAGCAATGTTGTCGAATCTTTGGATAAAATACGTCGGTCACCCAG AAAATTCAATTGCATTAATGATAATATGGATCCCCATCATGAGGATAATAAGTTAATACGCCAATTTCTAgatgatttttatttatctttttttCCACACCGGAGCCAATTTGAACTACATCCACAGTATCGGAACAAATTCGACAATTGGAGAGATTACATGAAATGGCGTAGGAGACAGAGAGTCCTTATTATTTTGATATACGGTTCATGTTCCATTTTTTTAGCTTATTTGGTTCGATCCATTTTCATTtataaagcaaaatttgtaaGAAGATTttgtatgcaaaaattttag
- the VhaAC45 gene encoding vacuolar H[+] ATPase AC45 accessory subunit: MKYLIGLLCVLSLALAEQSPVFLWGVNSVAKPSLKTIPQSDFTNIIASHQNGKTLVVFLENGLTNKDFTCSNAQTTKSCFVRLQEVPQKNFFASVENPVEALRSIGNHEYNSIDSSGKLAHPIDTGKANIVFVVFDDESDLDRTTCLESHDSVIAEIASELNDKAIFMYTTAPHTSSNKSLKRERRAADDNPMVFQDGSKLLMYFTSLTVVDSKEATTTVLTPQGMEVTTTNATAMSVKLTSTPPLTFDITLSGGYFFMTNVLWNGIQFRSNDVYSPTDFSYFCGNLTLYGKGTIEEQSTYTLNWNSFQFQAPFGSTTNEQFVFGDPWHCVGFFTGAILSGLLIVVLLLTITFVGVCWMMDINTMDRFDDPKGKTITINASE, from the exons atgaaatatttgattGGTCTTCTGTGCGTCCTTAGTTTAGCCCTCGCTGAACAGTCGCCTGTCTTTCTTTGGGGTGTCAACAG TGTGGCTAAACCTTCCTTGAAAACAATACCTCAATCGGATTTCACAAATATAATTGCATCTCATCAGAATGGAAAGACACTTGTAGTGTTTTTGGAAAATGGc TTGACCAATAAAGATTTTACATGTAGTAACGCACAGACGACAAAATCATGCTTTGTTCGCCTGCAAGAGGTGCCCCAAAAGAATTTCTTTGCGTCCGTTGAAAATCCAGTAGAAGCACTTCGATCGATAGGAAATCATGAATACAATTCTATTGATTCCTCTGGAAAACTAGCACATCCTATTGATACTGGAAAGGCCAACATTGTTTTTGTAGTATTTGACGATGAATCAGATTTGGATCGTACAACTTGTTTGGAGTCACATG atTCTGTAATTGCTGAAATTGCCTCCGAACTAAATGACAAGGCAATTTTCATGTACACAACTGCACCACATACTTCgtcgaataaaagtttgaaacgtGAACGACGCGCTGCTGATGATAATCCTATGGTGTTCCAAGACGGTTCTAAATTGCTTATGTATTTTACGAGTCTTACCGTCGTGGACAGTAAAGAAGCTACAACTACAGTTTTGACGCCGCAAGGCATGGAAGTTACTACAACCAACGCAACCGCTATGTCAGTTAAATTAACATCAACACCCCCTTTAACATTCGACATAACATTGTCTGGTGGCTACTTCTTCATGACTAATGTGTTGTGGAATGGCATTCAATTCCGCAGTAATGATGTTTACTCCCCCACAGACTTTTCGTACTTTTGCGGTAATTTAACACTGTACGGCAAAGGTACTATTGAGGAACAAAGCACGTACACATTAAATTGGAACTCTTTCCAATTCCAAGCCCCATTCGGCTCAACCACCAATGAGCAGTTCGTTTTTGGTGATCCTTGGCATTGTGTTGGATTCTTTACCGGAGCAATTCTATCTGGACTTCTTATTGTAGTTCTACTATTAACAATCACATTTGTAGGTGTCTGTTGGATGATGGACATCAATACAATGGATAGATTTGATGATCCAAAGGGAAAGACGATTACAATTAATGCGAGCGAGTAA